In a genomic window of Pseudomonadota bacterium:
- the phaP gene encoding TIGR01841 family phasin (Members of this family are phasins (small proteins associated with inclusions such as PHA granules). Note that several different families of phasins have been named PhaP despite very little sequence similarity to each other.): protein MTENTETALQKAMSAPMRLTRGSVVRVRGALNRTAGLVASAKGPTQRIGSAGLKINEVAHDGIDQLVRHQVQVVEGIVDESAQRLQLAAQAGSLSTLVNEQVSMLPQTRTRVVNDVRTTIGILGNTQAKMTAAVREEFSNKSTLQSVADEVTEAASEAASQVAEAAEAAVAEVTAKA from the coding sequence ATGACCGAGAACACCGAAACGGCACTGCAGAAGGCCATGTCCGCCCCGATGCGGCTCACTCGCGGTTCCGTGGTGCGCGTTCGCGGCGCCCTGAACCGTACCGCTGGCCTGGTGGCCAGCGCCAAAGGTCCCACCCAGCGCATCGGTAGCGCCGGCCTGAAGATCAACGAAGTTGCCCACGACGGCATCGACCAACTCGTGCGCCATCAGGTGCAAGTGGTCGAAGGCATCGTGGATGAGAGCGCTCAGCGCCTGCAGCTCGCCGCTCAGGCTGGCTCGCTCAGCACGCTCGTGAACGAGCAGGTGTCGATGCTGCCGCAGACCCGCACCCGCGTGGTCAACGACGTGCGCACCACCATCGGCATCCTGGGCAACACCCAGGCCAAGATGACGGCCGCCGTGCGCGAGGAATTCTCCAACAAGTCCACGCTGCAGTCTGTCGCTGACGAGGTGACCGAGGCGGCCAGCGAAGCGGCTAGCCAGGTGGCCGAAGCGGCCGAGGCAGCCGTCGCCGAAGTTACCGCCAAGGCTTAA
- the galE gene encoding UDP-glucose 4-epimerase GalE: MSNAILVTGGAGYIGSHVVRQLGERGERTVTLDDLSTGFSDAVLYGALVEGNTGDRELVLQLLDEHQVDTVIHFAARTIVPESVADPLRYYQNNTAATLNMLRCCREAGVRRFIFSSTAAVYGTPGSGVCEETDPTAPINPYGSSKLMSEWMLRDLSAAGDMDYVALRYFNVAGCDPGQRIGQSTRQATLLTKVTCEVAAGVRDHVKIFGTDYDTPDGTGVRDYIHVEDLADAHVRAVDHLRGGGESLTLNCGYGRGFSVREVIDAVTRAHGSPLKVIEEGRRAGDPPTLIARADRIRDVLQWTPRYDDLDVIVRTSLAWEHKLKELRNS, translated from the coding sequence ATGAGCAACGCGATACTCGTCACCGGCGGCGCCGGCTACATCGGCAGCCACGTCGTGCGACAGCTCGGAGAGCGCGGTGAGCGCACGGTCACCTTGGACGACCTCTCCACTGGCTTCAGCGACGCAGTCCTCTACGGCGCACTGGTCGAAGGCAACACCGGTGATCGCGAACTCGTCCTCCAACTTCTCGACGAGCACCAGGTCGACACAGTGATCCACTTCGCCGCTCGTACCATCGTGCCGGAGAGCGTCGCAGATCCGCTGCGCTACTACCAGAACAACACCGCGGCAACACTCAACATGTTGCGCTGTTGCCGCGAAGCCGGTGTCCGTCGCTTTATCTTCTCCTCGACAGCCGCCGTCTACGGCACACCGGGCAGCGGTGTCTGCGAGGAGACCGACCCGACCGCTCCCATCAACCCCTACGGCAGCTCCAAGTTGATGAGCGAATGGATGCTGCGCGACCTGTCGGCCGCCGGCGACATGGACTACGTGGCCCTGCGCTACTTCAATGTCGCTGGCTGCGACCCCGGCCAGCGCATCGGTCAATCGACCCGTCAGGCAACCCTACTCACCAAAGTGACCTGTGAGGTGGCCGCAGGTGTGCGCGATCACGTGAAGATCTTCGGCACGGACTACGACACGCCAGATGGCACCGGCGTGCGTGACTACATCCATGTGGAAGACCTCGCCGACGCCCACGTACGGGCCGTCGATCACCTGCGCGGTGGTGGTGAGTCGCTCACCCTCAACTGTGGCTATGGGCGTGGCTTCAGCGTGCGTGAGGTGATCGATGCGGTAACCCGCGCCCACGGCAGCCCGCTGAAGGTGATCGAGGAAGGACGACGCGCAGGCGACCCCCCGACCCTGATCGCCCGCGCCGACCGAATTCGCGACGTGCTCCAATGGACCCCGCGCTACGACGACCTTGACGTCATCGTGCGCACGTCGCTCGCCTGGGAACACAAGCTAAAGGAGCTTCGCAACTCGTGA
- a CDS encoding carboxylate-amine ligase, with protein sequence MREPPFTIGIEEEYLLVDRETRDTAQEPPEEMMASCAARCDDQVTPEFLRAQIEIGTRVCKNVAEAREELKHLRGTIVEVAGEYGLAPIAASSHPFANWHQQKRTSKDRYAALETAMQASARRLLICGMHVHVGIDDDELRIDLMNQFTYFLPHLLALSCSSPFWEGSDTGLQSYRLTVFDGLPRTRLPESFSSFAEFERHVAVLVKSGVLEDSSKIWWDIRPSSRYQTLETRVMDVCTRLEDSLTLAALTQCLMRFLFRLRRGNQRWRNFANMLIQENRWRAMRYGCDGGLIDFGISQVVPYQSLLDEMLDLIAEDAEFFGCTSEVERARDIVTRGNSARRQVAAHAEAIASGASKEQALRAVVDMLIEETAMDL encoded by the coding sequence CTGAGGGAGCCGCCGTTCACCATCGGGATCGAGGAGGAGTACCTGCTCGTCGATCGCGAGACCCGCGATACCGCCCAGGAGCCGCCGGAGGAGATGATGGCCTCCTGCGCCGCCAGGTGCGATGACCAGGTCACGCCTGAGTTCCTGCGCGCCCAGATCGAGATCGGCACCCGCGTGTGCAAGAACGTGGCGGAGGCGCGCGAGGAGCTCAAGCACTTGCGCGGCACCATCGTCGAGGTGGCGGGGGAGTACGGCCTCGCGCCGATTGCGGCCTCCTCCCATCCCTTCGCTAACTGGCACCAGCAAAAGCGCACCTCCAAGGATCGCTATGCGGCCCTGGAGACGGCGATGCAGGCCTCGGCCCGGCGCCTGTTGATCTGCGGCATGCACGTGCATGTGGGCATCGACGATGACGAACTGCGCATCGACCTGATGAATCAGTTCACCTACTTCCTGCCGCACCTGCTCGCGCTCTCTTGCTCCTCGCCCTTTTGGGAGGGATCGGATACGGGGCTTCAGTCCTACCGACTGACCGTATTCGATGGGCTTCCTCGCACGCGCCTGCCGGAGAGCTTCTCGAGCTTTGCCGAGTTCGAACGCCATGTGGCGGTGCTGGTGAAGTCGGGCGTACTCGAGGACTCGTCCAAGATCTGGTGGGACATCCGGCCGAGCTCGCGCTACCAGACCCTGGAGACGCGGGTCATGGACGTGTGCACTCGCCTAGAGGATTCCTTGACTCTCGCCGCGCTCACCCAATGCCTGATGCGCTTCCTGTTCCGCCTGCGTCGCGGCAATCAGCGCTGGCGTAACTTCGCCAACATGCTGATCCAGGAGAATCGCTGGCGCGCGATGCGCTACGGGTGTGACGGTGGGCTGATCGACTTCGGTATCTCCCAGGTGGTGCCCTACCAGAGCCTGCTCGATGAGATGCTGGACCTGATCGCGGAGGATGCTGAGTTCTTCGGCTGCACGAGCGAGGTCGAACGGGCCCGCGACATCGTGACCCGGGGCAACAGCGCACGACGTCAGGTCGCCGCCCATGCCGAGGCGATCGCTTCGGGGGCGAGCAAGGAGCAGGCGCTGCGCGCCGTGGTGGACATGCTGATCGAAGAGACGGCGATGGACCTGTGA
- a CDS encoding class I SAM-dependent methyltransferase produces MAKKDRKKGKADKPAKKAGKKATLASQADRHVLYEKSVQSPEDEIDLIRQFYANHRKVKPRVLREDFCGTATLTCEWIKANPKHRGIGVDFDREVLDWGRENNVGKLTAKQADRIELIEADVLKVETDPADILVAFNFSYWTFQTRERMLAYFRRALASLSDDGLMLLDFYGGPDAFTECVEKTKHEGFTYVWEQANYDPLSGSVDCFIHFHFPDRSKMEPAFSYRWRLWTLPELRDVIMEAGFSDITVYWEQADDEGEGTGEYEAVEKGEADPAWIVYVVAEP; encoded by the coding sequence ATGGCGAAGAAAGACCGTAAGAAAGGGAAGGCGGACAAGCCGGCCAAGAAAGCGGGCAAGAAGGCGACCCTCGCCAGCCAAGCGGATCGGCATGTGCTTTACGAGAAGTCCGTGCAGAGCCCGGAGGATGAGATCGATCTGATTCGCCAGTTCTACGCCAACCACCGCAAGGTGAAGCCGCGCGTGCTACGCGAAGATTTCTGCGGCACGGCCACGCTCACCTGTGAGTGGATCAAGGCCAACCCCAAGCATCGCGGTATCGGCGTCGACTTCGACCGTGAAGTGCTCGATTGGGGACGCGAGAACAACGTCGGCAAGCTCACGGCTAAGCAAGCCGATCGGATAGAGCTGATCGAGGCCGACGTGCTCAAGGTCGAGACCGATCCGGCCGACATCCTGGTGGCCTTCAACTTCAGCTACTGGACCTTCCAGACCCGCGAGCGGATGTTGGCGTACTTCCGCCGGGCCCTCGCGTCGCTGAGCGACGACGGCCTGATGCTGCTCGACTTCTACGGTGGCCCCGACGCGTTCACCGAATGTGTGGAGAAGACCAAGCACGAGGGCTTCACCTACGTCTGGGAGCAGGCCAACTACGACCCGCTTTCCGGCAGCGTCGACTGCTTCATCCACTTCCACTTCCCGGATCGCTCCAAGATGGAGCCGGCCTTCTCGTACCGCTGGCGGCTGTGGACGCTGCCGGAGCTGCGCGACGTGATCATGGAGGCGGGCTTCAGCGACATCACCGTGTACTGGGAGCAGGCTGACGATGAGGGTGAAGGCACCGGCGAGTACGAGGCCGTCGAGAAGGGCGAGGCGGACCCGGCGTGGATCGTGTACGTGGTTGCCGAGCCCTAG
- the dusA gene encoding tRNA dihydrouridine(20/20a) synthase DusA gives MSPPAHRLSVAPMMEWTDRHCRYFLRLLAPRAQLYTEMVVAAAIVHGDRDRFLAFDGAEHPLVLQLGGSDPAQLAQAARVAREAYGYDEINLNVGCPSDRVQSGRFGACLMREPDLVARCLESMARAVDVPVTVKTRLGVDEQDSYEFLVEFLEAVRAVGCGTVILHARKALLSGLSPKQNREIPPLDYARVQRVKRDFPQLTVVINGGIASAELALEQLEAGLDGVMVGRMAYHDPWRFAALEQAVFGSERPPNRASVVLAFEPYLRDQHARGVPLKVMTRHLCGLFSGCYGARRWRRAMSDPALIAEHQLDILRYGLSLVSEAPVPSDDVASPV, from the coding sequence ATGAGCCCGCCCGCCCACCGCCTCTCGGTCGCACCGATGATGGAGTGGACCGACCGGCACTGCCGCTATTTCCTGCGCCTGCTGGCGCCGCGCGCGCAGCTCTACACGGAGATGGTGGTGGCCGCGGCGATCGTGCACGGTGATCGCGATCGCTTCCTCGCCTTCGACGGTGCCGAACACCCGCTGGTACTTCAGCTCGGCGGTAGTGACCCCGCCCAACTCGCGCAAGCCGCGCGCGTCGCACGCGAGGCGTACGGCTACGATGAGATCAACCTGAACGTCGGCTGCCCCAGTGATCGCGTGCAGTCGGGCCGCTTCGGCGCCTGCCTGATGCGCGAACCCGATCTCGTCGCGCGCTGCCTGGAGTCGATGGCGCGTGCGGTGGACGTGCCCGTGACCGTCAAGACCCGTTTGGGCGTGGATGAGCAGGACAGCTACGAGTTCCTCGTTGAGTTCCTCGAGGCCGTCCGTGCGGTCGGATGCGGCACCGTGATCTTGCATGCGCGCAAGGCGCTGCTGAGTGGTCTGAGCCCGAAGCAGAACCGCGAGATTCCACCGCTGGACTACGCACGTGTGCAACGGGTGAAGCGCGACTTCCCGCAGCTGACGGTGGTGATCAACGGTGGCATCGCCAGCGCTGAGCTCGCCCTGGAGCAGCTCGAGGCAGGCCTGGACGGCGTGATGGTGGGGCGCATGGCCTACCACGACCCCTGGCGCTTTGCGGCCCTGGAGCAAGCGGTGTTCGGTAGCGAACGCCCGCCGAATCGGGCCAGCGTGGTGCTCGCCTTCGAGCCCTATTTGCGCGATCAGCACGCCCGCGGCGTGCCGCTCAAGGTGATGACCCGTCACCTCTGTGGATTGTTTAGTGGCTGCTACGGCGCGCGGCGCTGGCGCCGGGCCATGTCCGATCCAGCGCTGATCGCCGAACACCAGCTGGACATTCTGCGCTACGGACTCTCGTTGGTCAGCGAGGCGCCGGTCCCATCCGACGACGTCGCGAGCCCCGTGTAA
- a CDS encoding CorA family divalent cation transporter has translation MLEGVADTGYVWVHLRRDAPGNAQWLKAQSGLPVVITDGLSADDTRPRVTLHEPGALVNLRAVNLTPGAEPEDMISVRLWVDADRVVGVWLRPMRVIAGLHEALARGRGPNSPGDFVARLATRIVEGIEPVVAALNDAVDDLEEAGENLQRGALSEQRSRLADLRRRAIALRRFMAPQRDALSALASEELPWLTRTARSGLREASDRTTRLAEELEAVRERVGAAQDQLLDRRSEEMNRTMMLLAVVTALFLPLGLLTGLLGINVGGMPGVESPNAFWLVCGMLLGLGLALFAAFRWRGWL, from the coding sequence GTGCTCGAAGGCGTCGCCGACACCGGATACGTGTGGGTACATCTGCGCCGCGATGCCCCTGGCAACGCGCAGTGGCTGAAGGCACAGTCGGGCCTGCCCGTGGTGATCACCGATGGCCTCAGCGCGGACGACACGCGCCCCAGGGTCACCTTGCATGAGCCCGGCGCGCTGGTGAACCTGCGCGCCGTCAACCTCACGCCGGGGGCCGAGCCCGAGGACATGATCTCGGTGCGCTTGTGGGTGGACGCGGATCGGGTGGTGGGCGTCTGGCTGCGTCCCATGCGCGTCATCGCCGGGCTCCACGAGGCGCTCGCGCGCGGTCGAGGACCCAACTCGCCGGGCGATTTCGTGGCCCGCCTCGCCACGAGGATCGTCGAGGGCATCGAACCGGTGGTGGCGGCGCTCAACGATGCGGTCGATGACCTGGAGGAGGCCGGCGAGAACCTGCAACGCGGCGCCCTGAGCGAGCAGCGGTCGCGGCTCGCTGATCTGCGTCGGCGGGCCATCGCCCTACGCCGCTTCATGGCCCCCCAGCGCGATGCCCTGTCGGCCCTCGCGAGCGAAGAACTCCCCTGGCTCACGCGCACCGCCCGCAGCGGCCTGCGCGAGGCCTCCGACCGTACCACCCGCCTCGCCGAGGAGTTGGAGGCCGTGCGCGAGCGCGTCGGGGCTGCCCAAGACCAACTGCTCGACCGGCGCAGCGAGGAGATGAACCGCACCATGATGCTGCTGGCGGTCGTCACCGCCTTGTTCCTACCCCTGGGGCTGCTGACGGGCTTGCTCGGTATCAACGTGGGTGGAATGCCCGGGGTGGAGTCACCGAATGCCTTCTGGCTCGTCTGCGGGATGCTGTTGGGCTTGGGGCTGGCGCTTTTCGCCGCCTTCCGTTGGCGCGGGTGGCTATGA
- a CDS encoding adenylate/guanylate cyclase domain-containing protein gives MPQRSASLAVVFADVVGSTRLYEQLGDARARDTVARCIEVMTKATQLHGGRVVKTMGDEVLATFASSAAAVEASCRMQMMIKEDMRGAGVPVDIRIGLHYGPVMEEEDDVFGTTVHTANRMTSQAKAQQIITTGATVDTLPANLQGATRQIDFAKVKGRSDGIALFEVLWQRDDNTAMLPTIEGMVGETSAKRLVLRYQGQEFVVGESATQATLGRAEDSDLVVKDTLISRAHARVEYERGRFTLYDESTNGTCVITEDGEELYIRRDHVQIKGRGIIGLGRVARRDTIHTLSFELLEDSSD, from the coding sequence ATGCCCCAGCGGAGCGCCTCCCTCGCCGTAGTTTTCGCCGACGTCGTCGGCAGCACTCGCCTGTACGAGCAGCTGGGCGACGCCAGGGCCCGCGACACGGTCGCCCGATGCATCGAGGTCATGACCAAGGCCACCCAGCTGCACGGCGGCCGAGTGGTCAAGACCATGGGCGATGAGGTGCTCGCCACCTTCGCCAGTTCCGCCGCCGCCGTTGAAGCCTCCTGTCGCATGCAGATGATGATCAAGGAGGACATGCGCGGTGCGGGCGTGCCCGTAGACATCCGAATCGGCCTGCACTACGGCCCGGTCATGGAGGAGGAAGACGACGTCTTCGGCACCACCGTGCACACGGCCAATCGCATGACCAGTCAGGCCAAGGCGCAGCAGATCATCACCACGGGCGCCACCGTGGATACCCTCCCAGCCAACCTCCAGGGCGCGACGCGCCAGATCGACTTCGCCAAGGTGAAGGGGCGCAGCGACGGCATCGCCCTGTTCGAGGTGTTGTGGCAGCGAGATGACAACACCGCGATGTTGCCCACTATCGAGGGCATGGTCGGTGAGACCAGCGCAAAGCGCCTGGTGCTCCGCTACCAGGGGCAGGAGTTCGTCGTTGGAGAGTCCGCCACCCAGGCCACCCTCGGTCGCGCTGAGGACAGCGATCTGGTGGTGAAGGACACGCTGATCTCGCGCGCCCACGCCCGCGTGGAGTACGAGCGCGGTCGATTCACGCTGTACGACGAAAGTACCAACGGCACCTGCGTGATCACCGAGGACGGCGAGGAACTCTACATCCGCCGTGATCACGTGCAGATCAAGGGGCGGGGCATCATCGGCTTGGGCCGGGTGGCACGCCGCGACACGATTCACACGCTCAGCTTCGAGTTGCTCGAAGACAGCAGCGATTGA